The following proteins are encoded in a genomic region of Penaeus chinensis breed Huanghai No. 1 chromosome 10, ASM1920278v2, whole genome shotgun sequence:
- the LOC125029879 gene encoding extensin-like: MTLVLEFSRQTLTCGPSHSADLPTCRPSHSADLPPLPRRRPAAPPIPPTCRPSHSADLPPLPLRRPVAPPTPPTCGPSHSADLWPLPLRRPVAPPTPPTCGPSHSADLSPLLLRRPVAPATPPTCRPSHSADLPPLPLRRPAAPPTPPTCRPSHSADLPPLPLRRPAAPPTPPTCRPSHSADLWPLPLRRPVAPPTPPTCGPSHSADLSPLPLRRPVAPPTPPTCGPSHSTDLPPPPRPLHRPQESRAARKPPPAKPGSVTPPSAATSQSEVIKINWQERLANKS; the protein is encoded by the exons ATGACGCTGGTGCTGGAGTTCAGCCGTCAGAC TCTGACCTGTGGCCCCTCCCACTCCGCCGACCTGCCGACCTGCCGCCCCTCCCACTCCGCCGACCTGCCGCCCCTCCCACGCCGCCGACCTGCCGCCCCTCCCATTCCGCCGACCTGTCGCCCCTCCCACTCCGCCGACCTGCCGCCCCTCCCACTCCGCCGACCTGTCGCCCCTCCCACTCCGCCGACCTGTGGCCCCTCCCACTCCGCCGACCTGTGGCCCCTCCCACTCCGCCGACCTGTCGCCCCTCCCACTCCGCCGACCTGTGGCCCCTCCCACTCCGCCGACCTGTCGCCCCTCCTACTCCGCCGACCTGTGGCCCCTGCCACTCCGCCGACCTGTCGCCCCTCCCACTCCGCCGACCTGCCGCCCCTCCCACTCCGCCGACCTGCCGCCCCTCCCACTCCGCCGACCTGCCGCCCCTCCCACTCCGCCGACCTGCCGCCCCTCCCACTCCGCCGACCTGCCGCCCCTCCCACTCCGCCGACCTGCCGCCCCTCCCACTCCGCCGACCTGTGGCCCCTCCCACTCCGCCGACCTGTCGCCCCTCCCACTCCGCCGACCTGTGGCCCCTCCCACTCCGCCGACCTGTCGCCCCTCCCACTCCGCCGACCTGTGGCCCCTCCCACTCCGCCGACCTGTGGCCCCTCCCACTCCAccgacctgcccccccccccccgcccactccacCGACCGCAGGAATCCCGGGCCGCCCGTAAGCCTCCGCCAGCCAAGCCTGGCTCCGTGACTCCGCCATCTGCCGCTACAAGTCAAAGCGAAGTGATTAAAATTAATTGGCAGGAGAGGCTGGCGAACAAGTCTTGA